In a genomic window of uncultured Sphaerochaeta sp.:
- a CDS encoding AraC family transcriptional regulator, with protein sequence MATKLIIADDEPLVLVGLQSMLDWGKLDIEIVAVVRNGKMLEEAIEQHVPDLVITDIKMPLKTGLEVQKECSEKYGRLPLFILLTSYEEFSFVKEALSYQAVDYLVKLELTEEKLQASVSKALKLLAQLKGSEENHFPLLERSAMQGFRDKFFVRLFNGLIDSRQAFEKQKRELQLSLHEPWHVVCYVEIKTEQERAEVNLYNSTLGMLNQTLSRYLTCYFTSLDLHHLAITFCLTNEQHAHYRTIIRQVLEKTLQVIYNYFSVNLVCSVGLAVQDPFFLHTSFLSARQLITSQPGNQAILFAQQWEEGEDTFSLDPYRSRLTRSFEELDAQQLALVMEDVAAGMERQNLLPLQAIEVASSILYMAISLLPDGQHLVEQAFDDQNGGYRLIYTSTSTAAASAWLRNLAQGLGEQLQSRKTDYRAKVVANVQQYIKENVKRKLNLGEVAMLFGFSQNYLSSLFSRYSGCSFVEYTTQVKVAAAKEMMAKGDYKMYEIADTLGFESSFYFSKVFKKVEGVSPRQYLQHLERKRS encoded by the coding sequence ATGGCAACCAAACTGATCATTGCCGATGACGAACCGTTGGTGCTGGTGGGCCTGCAATCGATGCTGGACTGGGGCAAGCTCGATATAGAGATTGTTGCCGTGGTCCGCAATGGGAAGATGCTTGAGGAAGCCATCGAGCAACATGTTCCCGACCTTGTGATCACCGACATCAAGATGCCCTTAAAAACCGGTCTGGAAGTCCAGAAGGAGTGCTCCGAAAAATACGGCAGGCTTCCTCTCTTCATCCTTCTTACCAGTTACGAGGAGTTCAGCTTCGTAAAGGAAGCTCTCAGCTACCAAGCTGTCGACTATTTGGTCAAGCTGGAGTTGACTGAAGAGAAACTGCAGGCTTCGGTATCGAAAGCCCTGAAGCTACTTGCACAGCTCAAAGGCTCGGAGGAGAACCATTTCCCCTTGCTTGAACGCAGTGCCATGCAAGGCTTTCGGGACAAATTCTTTGTCCGCCTCTTCAACGGCCTGATCGACTCACGCCAAGCCTTTGAGAAACAGAAGCGGGAGTTGCAACTCTCTCTGCATGAGCCGTGGCATGTGGTCTGTTATGTGGAGATCAAGACGGAGCAAGAGAGAGCGGAGGTGAACCTCTACAACAGCACCCTGGGTATGCTCAACCAAACCCTTTCACGCTACCTCACCTGCTATTTCACCAGTCTCGACCTTCATCATCTGGCCATCACCTTTTGTCTGACCAACGAGCAGCACGCACACTATCGCACCATCATCCGCCAAGTCCTGGAGAAGACCCTGCAAGTCATCTACAACTACTTCTCAGTCAACCTGGTCTGTTCAGTCGGCCTTGCAGTGCAGGACCCATTCTTTCTGCACACGTCCTTCCTCTCCGCCCGGCAACTGATTACCTCCCAGCCGGGGAATCAGGCAATTCTCTTTGCACAGCAATGGGAAGAGGGTGAGGACACCTTCTCCCTTGACCCTTACCGAAGCCGCCTCACCCGCTCGTTCGAGGAACTCGATGCCCAGCAACTGGCCTTGGTCATGGAAGATGTGGCGGCAGGGATGGAGCGACAAAATCTACTTCCCCTGCAAGCGATCGAAGTTGCGAGCAGCATTCTGTATATGGCCATCAGCTTGCTGCCGGACGGCCAGCATCTGGTGGAACAAGCGTTCGACGACCAGAATGGAGGCTACCGGCTGATTTACACCAGCACATCCACTGCCGCGGCCAGTGCATGGCTGAGAAACCTGGCCCAAGGGCTGGGTGAGCAGTTGCAGTCACGAAAGACCGACTATCGGGCAAAGGTGGTTGCGAACGTTCAGCAGTACATCAAGGAAAATGTGAAGCGGAAGCTCAACCTTGGCGAGGTTGCCATGCTGTTCGGCTTCAGCCAAAACTATCTGAGCAGTCTTTTTTCCCGGTACAGCGGTTGCAGCTTTGTGGAGTACACAACCCAAGTGAAGGTTGCAGCAGCGAAGGAAATGATGGCCAAGGGTGATTACAAGATGTATGAGATCGCCGATACGCTCGGCTTTGAGAGTTCTTTCTACTTCAGCAAGGTATTCAAGAAAGTTGAGGGAGTCTCCCCCCGCCAGTACCTGCAGCACCTCGAACGAAAACGGAGTTGA
- a CDS encoding heparinase II/III family protein, translating into MFTAYLSKLPSFLQDYRLAPDSQDRRFWERDDDELREFILRNAAVLSKEPLPSLLASDYLAFTKTGSRILYENPYFARRRRLGTLALAYCLKPDEQVMQAIIDCIWAICEESTWCLPAHNSYIRDTPQLPLAQVDKPVIDLFSAETAATLAQVYALLKHALDEETPLIAQRIEKEIEQRIHKPYLEEHFWWMGKDGESMNNWTVWCTQNVLLSTFLLPASQTFRHQVAEKALSSLDFFLKDYGDDGCCSEGAQYYRHAGLCLYLCIDILNQVGSNFLKPVYQEPKIRNIASYIRHIHAQGPYYFNFSDCSALAGPSTVRELLFARAIDDAELEAFALHSAQLRPKSERHLPQEINLTYRLLELMNQHSMETEAFLPPQCDHSYPSVGIFTSYDKHFALAVKAGGNDDSHNHNDTGSITLYKDGKPVLIDIGVETYTKQTFSTQRYAIWTMRSVYHNLSNFPPHEQQAGRTFCSTVLENTEGPERIISMELAGSYPRGIGLHSYRRTVTHRKGRDIIIKEQVEGTCVPILSLMTVEQPLVEDKLIHVGKEALIRFSEDLCSVEVETIPITDARLLAVWPKQVYRILASYEHHLEITIT; encoded by the coding sequence ATGTTCACCGCATACCTGTCCAAGTTGCCTTCCTTTCTTCAGGACTATCGCCTTGCCCCAGATTCTCAAGACCGTAGGTTCTGGGAGCGAGACGATGATGAGCTGAGAGAGTTCATCCTCCGTAATGCCGCCGTGTTGTCCAAGGAACCACTGCCCTCTCTTCTCGCCTCCGATTATCTGGCTTTCACCAAAACAGGCTCACGCATCCTCTATGAGAACCCATACTTTGCACGCAGAAGACGGTTGGGCACCCTTGCCCTCGCCTACTGTCTCAAACCGGACGAGCAGGTGATGCAAGCCATCATCGACTGCATCTGGGCCATCTGCGAAGAGTCGACCTGGTGTTTGCCGGCACACAACAGCTACATCCGCGATACACCCCAGCTGCCGCTTGCACAGGTGGACAAGCCGGTGATCGATCTCTTCAGTGCAGAAACGGCCGCCACCCTTGCCCAGGTGTACGCTTTGCTCAAGCATGCCCTGGATGAGGAAACACCGCTCATCGCCCAACGCATCGAAAAGGAGATCGAACAAAGGATCCACAAACCGTATTTGGAGGAACACTTCTGGTGGATGGGAAAAGACGGGGAATCGATGAACAACTGGACGGTGTGGTGCACCCAGAATGTGCTGCTGAGCACCTTCTTGCTCCCTGCCAGCCAAACCTTTCGCCATCAGGTGGCAGAAAAGGCTCTTTCCAGCCTCGACTTCTTTCTGAAGGACTATGGTGATGACGGTTGCTGCTCGGAAGGAGCGCAGTACTACCGCCATGCAGGGCTCTGTCTCTACCTCTGCATCGACATCCTCAACCAGGTTGGAAGCAATTTCCTGAAGCCGGTATACCAAGAGCCGAAAATCCGCAACATCGCCTCCTACATCCGCCATATCCATGCCCAGGGGCCCTACTACTTCAACTTTTCCGACTGCTCGGCTCTTGCAGGCCCCAGTACGGTTCGTGAGCTGCTGTTTGCCCGTGCCATAGACGATGCAGAACTTGAAGCCTTCGCACTGCACAGTGCACAGCTGAGGCCCAAGTCCGAACGACATCTTCCCCAGGAGATAAACCTTACCTACCGACTGCTTGAACTGATGAACCAACACAGTATGGAAACAGAGGCATTCTTGCCACCCCAATGCGACCACTCCTACCCAAGCGTCGGAATCTTCACCAGCTATGACAAGCACTTCGCACTTGCAGTGAAAGCCGGGGGAAACGATGACAGCCACAATCACAACGATACAGGCTCGATAACCCTCTATAAGGACGGGAAGCCCGTCCTTATAGACATCGGAGTGGAAACCTACACCAAACAGACCTTTTCAACCCAGCGCTACGCAATCTGGACGATGCGTTCGGTCTACCACAACCTGAGCAACTTCCCCCCGCATGAGCAACAGGCAGGCCGTACGTTTTGCAGCACGGTACTTGAAAATACAGAAGGGCCGGAGAGAATCATCAGCATGGAGCTGGCCGGCTCCTACCCCAGGGGCATCGGGCTGCACTCCTATAGGCGAACGGTAACTCACCGCAAGGGAAGAGACATCATCATCAAGGAACAGGTGGAAGGCACCTGCGTACCCATACTCAGTCTGATGACGGTGGAACAGCCTTTGGTTGAAGACAAGCTCATCCACGTGGGAAAGGAGGCACTCATACGATTCAGTGAAGATCTCTGCTCCGTGGAGGTGGAGACCATCCCCATCACGGATGCCAGGTTGTTGGCGGTCTGGCCGAAACAGGTGTATCGGATCTTGGCAAGCTATGAGCATCATCTGGAAATCACCATCACCTGA
- the ugpC gene encoding sn-glycerol-3-phosphate ABC transporter ATP-binding protein UgpC gives MATVQLKNICKVYEGGVKAVDNVNIDIKDRQFVVLVGPSGCGKSTTLRMVAGLEDITSGELYIDGNLVNDVPPKDRDIAMVFQNYALYPHMTVYDNMAFGLKIRKFPKEEIDQRVREAAKILEIEELLDRKPKALSGGQRQRVAVGRAIVRKPKVFLFDEPLSNLDAKLRVQMRAEISSLHNRLKATMIYVTHDQVEALTMADVIVVMKFGVIQQIGGPLDLYNNPNNKFVAGFIGSPPMNFLETAVEADGSDIYVNEGTFRLKVTAEQKKMLTPYVGKSVTFGIRPEDVVFSNTPKDGETINGTVSVVEPLGSETHVYVSTSKSQVIGKIEPSLVPAPDTKISLIPDMVKAKFFDLETEQVIKA, from the coding sequence ATGGCCACAGTACAACTCAAGAACATTTGCAAAGTGTACGAAGGTGGAGTCAAAGCCGTCGACAACGTCAACATTGACATCAAGGACAGACAGTTCGTCGTCCTGGTCGGCCCTTCTGGTTGTGGTAAGTCCACGACCCTCCGCATGGTAGCAGGTTTGGAAGACATCACCAGTGGTGAGCTCTACATCGACGGGAATTTGGTGAACGACGTTCCCCCGAAGGACAGAGACATCGCCATGGTATTCCAGAACTATGCTCTGTATCCCCACATGACCGTGTATGATAACATGGCATTCGGTCTGAAGATCCGCAAGTTCCCCAAGGAAGAGATTGACCAGCGCGTTCGCGAAGCAGCCAAGATCCTCGAGATCGAAGAACTGCTTGACAGAAAGCCCAAGGCTCTTTCCGGTGGACAGAGACAGCGTGTTGCCGTTGGTCGTGCAATCGTCCGCAAACCAAAGGTATTCCTCTTCGACGAACCCCTTTCCAACCTCGACGCCAAACTTCGTGTCCAGATGCGCGCAGAGATCTCTTCCCTGCACAACCGCCTCAAAGCCACGATGATCTACGTTACCCACGATCAGGTTGAAGCACTCACCATGGCAGACGTCATTGTTGTCATGAAGTTTGGTGTCATCCAGCAGATTGGTGGACCTCTCGATCTGTACAACAACCCGAACAACAAGTTTGTTGCCGGATTCATTGGATCTCCTCCGATGAACTTCCTGGAAACCGCTGTTGAAGCAGATGGTTCTGACATCTATGTCAATGAGGGAACCTTCCGCCTTAAGGTCACCGCAGAGCAGAAGAAGATGCTTACCCCCTATGTGGGCAAGTCTGTCACCTTCGGCATTCGCCCTGAGGATGTAGTCTTCAGCAACACACCAAAGGATGGCGAGACCATCAATGGTACCGTCAGTGTTGTCGAACCTCTCGGAAGTGAGACCCACGTCTATGTGTCCACCTCCAAGAGCCAGGTCATCGGTAAGATTGAACCCAGTCTTGTTCCCGCTCCGGATACCAAGATCTCCTTGATCCCGGATATGGTGAAGGCAAAGTTCTTCGATCTGGAGACTGAGCAGGTCATCAAGGCCTAA
- the mmsB gene encoding multiple monosaccharide ABC transporter permease — translation MSGLIAILKKNVRQYMMVIALAVAMVSFGLLTDGIFFRPVNLTNLVLQNSYVLILAVGMLLCTLTGNVDLSVGSIVCFIGALCGVMMVDLQWNPYVAMLVALLVGALIGMWQGFWIAFVNVPPFIATLAGMLIFRGLGQVIMKGQTKAPFPKGFQLISSGYIPDPFGGLEVGKLHFHVFTLLIGLLIVALIIFSEIQKRNKQKQYDFDILPGGVWLAKVVFIATVLVAFTVVFAVYKGFPNILILLGILVIAYQFVASKTVQGRHIYALGGNRKAAELSGVKVKWVMFWIYTNMAILAAVAAMVFTARLNSATPKAGQNFEMDAIAACYVGGSAVSGGVGTIIGAVVGGLFIGVLNNGMSIIGISTDWQQAIKGFVLLAAVAFDLYSKSRSSKVA, via the coding sequence ATGAGTGGCTTGATTGCAATTTTGAAAAAGAATGTGAGGCAGTATATGATGGTCATCGCCTTGGCCGTGGCGATGGTCTCATTTGGGCTCTTGACGGATGGCATCTTTTTCAGGCCCGTTAATCTGACGAACTTGGTGCTTCAGAACAGTTATGTCCTGATTCTTGCCGTTGGTATGTTGCTGTGTACGTTGACAGGTAACGTCGACCTTTCTGTCGGCTCCATCGTCTGTTTCATTGGGGCACTGTGTGGTGTCATGATGGTGGACCTGCAGTGGAATCCGTACGTGGCAATGTTGGTTGCCCTGCTGGTTGGTGCCTTGATAGGCATGTGGCAAGGGTTTTGGATTGCGTTCGTGAACGTTCCGCCATTCATAGCCACCTTGGCCGGTATGTTGATTTTCCGTGGTTTGGGTCAGGTCATCATGAAAGGACAGACCAAGGCTCCTTTCCCCAAGGGATTCCAGCTGATTTCGTCCGGCTATATTCCTGATCCGTTTGGGGGACTGGAAGTCGGGAAATTGCATTTTCACGTGTTTACCCTCTTGATCGGCTTGCTCATCGTTGCACTGATCATCTTCAGCGAAATCCAAAAACGAAATAAGCAGAAGCAGTATGATTTTGACATACTTCCTGGCGGGGTCTGGCTTGCGAAAGTTGTTTTCATTGCCACGGTTCTGGTTGCTTTCACGGTTGTCTTTGCTGTGTACAAGGGTTTCCCGAATATACTGATTCTTCTGGGCATCCTCGTGATAGCGTATCAGTTTGTTGCTTCCAAGACGGTCCAAGGTCGTCATATCTACGCTCTTGGCGGAAACAGGAAGGCTGCAGAGCTGTCAGGTGTCAAGGTAAAGTGGGTGATGTTCTGGATCTACACCAATATGGCGATTCTGGCTGCAGTGGCTGCAATGGTATTCACTGCCCGGCTCAATTCGGCCACCCCGAAAGCAGGACAGAACTTTGAGATGGACGCCATCGCTGCGTGTTACGTCGGAGGTTCCGCTGTCTCCGGCGGTGTAGGCACCATCATTGGGGCAGTCGTCGGTGGTTTGTTCATCGGAGTGCTGAACAACGGTATGTCAATCATTGGCATCAGTACTGACTGGCAGCAAGCTATCAAGGGCTTTGTCTTGCTCGCTGCCGTTGCATTCGACTTGTACTCCAAATCGAGATCATCGAAAGTAGCTTGA
- a CDS encoding ATP-binding cassette domain-containing protein, with protein MKHITKTFPGVKALDDVSLDVRECEIHALVGENGAGKSTLMKVLSGVYPYGTYEGDILFGGKRCTFSSIKQSEQAGIVIIHQELALSPYLSIAENMFIGDERAKFNVINWDKTREDALKYMERVGLHENPNLPVNKLGVGKQQMVEIAKALAKHAKLLILDEPTSALNEKDSQHLLEILKELRDTSNISSVLISHKLNEVAAVADSITILRDGKTIETLEVERTKNGEASISEERIIKGMVGREITDMFPKRDNPIGDVLFEIKDWTVQNPDNPERNKLDGVNMQIRSGEVVGLAGLVGAGRTELAMSVFGRSYGKTISGKTMIEGSEVDISTIPRAISHGVAYVPEDRKELGLVMIQNVKENTTIAKLKKIANMSVINEHEENIVAEDFCKRLNTKTPTILQLTGNLSGGNQQKVVLSKWLFSDPRVLILDEPTRGIDVGAKHEIYTIINSLAAQGMACILISSEMPEIIGMSNRIYVMSEGRITAELSGETATQEEIMRNILNN; from the coding sequence ATGAAGCATATCACCAAGACATTCCCCGGGGTGAAAGCACTCGATGACGTCAGTCTCGATGTCAGGGAGTGTGAGATTCATGCCTTGGTTGGCGAGAATGGCGCCGGAAAATCAACATTGATGAAAGTCCTGTCAGGTGTGTATCCGTATGGAACCTATGAAGGAGACATCCTTTTTGGAGGCAAGCGCTGCACCTTTTCCAGTATCAAGCAAAGTGAACAGGCTGGGATTGTCATCATCCATCAGGAACTGGCTTTGAGTCCCTATCTTTCCATTGCAGAGAACATGTTCATCGGTGATGAGCGGGCAAAGTTCAATGTCATTAACTGGGACAAGACCCGTGAAGATGCATTGAAATACATGGAGCGTGTCGGGCTTCATGAGAATCCGAACCTGCCGGTCAATAAGCTTGGGGTAGGCAAACAACAGATGGTTGAGATTGCAAAGGCATTGGCCAAGCATGCCAAGCTCCTGATTCTTGACGAGCCTACTTCCGCACTCAATGAAAAAGACAGTCAGCATTTGCTTGAGATCCTCAAGGAACTGAGGGATACGAGCAACATCTCTTCCGTGTTGATCTCCCATAAACTCAATGAGGTGGCCGCCGTTGCGGACTCCATTACCATCCTTAGGGACGGCAAGACCATCGAAACACTGGAAGTCGAACGAACGAAAAACGGCGAAGCATCAATCAGCGAAGAGCGGATCATCAAAGGGATGGTTGGACGGGAAATCACCGATATGTTCCCCAAACGGGACAACCCTATCGGGGACGTATTGTTTGAGATCAAGGATTGGACAGTCCAGAATCCCGATAATCCGGAGCGCAATAAACTTGACGGGGTGAACATGCAGATCCGCTCCGGCGAAGTTGTCGGGTTGGCCGGTCTGGTTGGCGCCGGGCGTACAGAACTTGCCATGAGTGTCTTCGGACGCTCGTATGGGAAGACCATTTCCGGGAAAACAATGATTGAGGGCTCTGAGGTGGATATCAGCACAATACCCAGGGCAATTTCGCATGGGGTTGCTTATGTTCCTGAAGACCGCAAGGAATTGGGTTTGGTGATGATTCAGAATGTGAAGGAAAACACGACTATCGCCAAGCTGAAGAAGATTGCCAACATGTCGGTGATCAATGAGCACGAGGAGAATATCGTTGCGGAGGATTTTTGCAAGCGTCTCAATACCAAGACGCCGACAATTCTCCAGTTGACAGGGAACCTTTCAGGAGGCAACCAGCAGAAGGTTGTTCTTTCAAAATGGTTGTTCAGTGACCCGAGAGTACTTATTCTTGATGAACCCACCCGCGGCATTGATGTCGGTGCGAAACATGAAATCTATACGATTATCAATTCGCTTGCCGCACAAGGGATGGCGTGCATTCTGATTTCCAGCGAAATGCCGGAAATCATTGGGATGAGTAACAGGATATATGTAATGAGTGAGGGAAGGATCACCGCAGAACTCTCTGGAGAGACCGCTACCCAGGAAGAGATCATGCGTAATATTCTGAACAATTGA
- a CDS encoding sugar-binding protein, with the protein MKKVLVVGLVLLMAMNMMFAGGAAETSSDKGMIGVVMPTRSEERWNKDGAAVKSGLEALGYKVDLQFSDDDIPTQVRQIEDLITKDAKVLVIASIDGVALSDVLAKAAEAKIPVIAYDRLIMKSPNVDYYLSFDNYAVGQQMGDILIQGMKLDTPAKKPLLIELFGGSPDDNNAYKFYDGAMDRLKPYFDNGTLKIGSGQKGMDTVGTLRWSNELAMSRMENLLSAHYTNQTLDGILSPYDPISLSTLEACKAVGYGTAGKPLPVVGGQDCIVASCKSILAGEQYATVLKDTRVLGQATVELVDTIMRGETPAGLDTTSYNNDSIKNGKPYIVPSVLLKSVIVTKDNLKAEVVDTGYHSAAEVGL; encoded by the coding sequence ATGAAAAAGGTGCTGGTAGTTGGATTGGTACTTCTCATGGCAATGAACATGATGTTTGCTGGAGGAGCGGCCGAAACTTCATCTGACAAAGGGATGATCGGTGTGGTCATGCCTACCAGGTCAGAGGAACGCTGGAACAAGGATGGAGCGGCTGTAAAGTCAGGTTTGGAAGCTCTTGGCTACAAAGTTGACCTGCAGTTCTCTGATGACGACATTCCCACCCAGGTTCGTCAGATCGAGGATCTGATCACCAAGGATGCGAAAGTGCTCGTCATTGCTTCAATTGACGGCGTTGCATTGAGCGATGTATTGGCAAAAGCTGCTGAAGCCAAGATTCCTGTAATCGCGTATGACCGCTTGATCATGAAGTCCCCGAATGTTGACTACTATCTGTCATTCGACAACTATGCTGTCGGCCAGCAGATGGGTGACATTCTTATCCAAGGCATGAAGTTGGACACTCCTGCGAAGAAGCCGTTGCTGATTGAGCTGTTCGGTGGATCCCCTGACGACAACAACGCCTACAAGTTCTATGACGGTGCCATGGATAGGCTCAAGCCCTATTTTGACAATGGAACCCTCAAGATTGGATCCGGCCAGAAGGGCATGGATACAGTCGGAACACTGCGCTGGAGCAATGAGTTGGCAATGTCCAGAATGGAGAACCTCCTTTCCGCACACTATACCAACCAGACCCTCGACGGAATTCTCTCCCCCTACGATCCGATCAGTCTTTCCACGCTTGAAGCTTGCAAGGCTGTTGGATACGGCACTGCCGGAAAGCCGCTGCCGGTTGTTGGTGGACAGGACTGCATCGTAGCTTCCTGCAAGTCGATTCTTGCCGGCGAGCAGTATGCAACCGTCCTGAAGGATACCCGTGTACTTGGTCAGGCTACCGTTGAGCTGGTAGACACCATCATGCGCGGTGAGACTCCTGCAGGTCTCGATACCACCAGTTACAACAACGACTCCATCAAGAATGGCAAGCCGTACATTGTTCCCTCCGTACTGCTGAAGTCCGTTATTGTGACCAAGGACAACCTGAAAGCTGAAGTAGTCGATACCGGCTACCACTCTGCTGCTGAAGTTGGTCTGTAA
- a CDS encoding DUF5698 domain-containing protein, which yields MALVIFVARVFDVSLGTLRHAMIIRGKRMVTFGIAFLESLVWVFAVSKVLNDLSDPLTAFAFALGFATGTFVGMTLENLLKIGDQVVKVFSVEGAQVAKCLRDEGFRVTEFQGQGRDGQVILLYVQVKRRDAKHVLQLARKVDGNCYLVVEDIRWRQNALL from the coding sequence TTGGCCCTGGTCATTTTTGTAGCCAGGGTCTTTGATGTATCGCTTGGGACCTTGCGCCATGCAATGATTATTCGCGGCAAGCGAATGGTTACCTTTGGCATCGCTTTTCTTGAATCCCTTGTCTGGGTTTTTGCCGTATCCAAAGTGCTCAATGACCTTTCCGATCCTCTTACCGCCTTTGCATTCGCCCTGGGTTTCGCAACGGGAACCTTTGTCGGCATGACACTGGAGAATCTGCTCAAGATCGGGGATCAGGTGGTGAAGGTATTCTCTGTCGAAGGTGCACAAGTCGCCAAGTGTCTTAGGGATGAGGGGTTTCGGGTTACGGAATTCCAAGGACAGGGAAGGGACGGGCAGGTCATCCTGCTGTATGTGCAAGTGAAGCGTCGGGATGCCAAGCATGTGCTGCAGCTTGCACGCAAGGTGGACGGGAATTGCTATTTGGTTGTAGAGGACATTCGCTGGAGACAGAACGCCCTGCTGTAA